A window of the Halopseudomonas phragmitis genome harbors these coding sequences:
- a CDS encoding aldo/keto reductase has protein sequence MISRRDYLKLALLSGAALSLKPSLLWASDQALPLLTRQVPSSGQTLPAVGLGSSATFSRVAGSDDVEALRAVLQAMLEHGGSVFDTAPSYGASEQVAGRIANQEGIAERLFWATKLNVAGRGAGQADPQAAQAQLDASFARINKPVIDLIQVHNLGDVPTQLGLLKDLREQGRVRHIGVTTTFAQQYEYLEQVMQREPLDFIGIDYAIDNLTMEQRILPLAQEKGIAVLVYAPFGRTRLWDRVRGHEVPDWASEFNAHSWAQFFLKFVLAHPAVTCATPATSRPHHMIDNMGAALGALPDADMRQRMIAHLESL, from the coding sequence ATGATCTCCCGTCGTGACTATTTGAAACTGGCGCTGCTCAGCGGCGCCGCCCTGAGTCTCAAGCCAAGCCTGCTATGGGCCAGTGATCAGGCCCTGCCGCTGCTCACCCGTCAGGTACCGTCTTCAGGCCAGACTCTGCCGGCAGTGGGGCTGGGCAGTTCGGCAACCTTCTCCCGGGTGGCCGGCAGCGATGATGTCGAGGCTCTGCGTGCAGTACTGCAGGCCATGCTGGAACACGGTGGCAGCGTGTTCGATACCGCTCCCAGCTATGGCGCCTCCGAGCAGGTGGCCGGACGTATCGCCAACCAGGAGGGCATTGCCGAACGGCTGTTCTGGGCCACCAAGCTGAATGTGGCCGGACGCGGCGCCGGCCAGGCCGACCCGCAGGCGGCCCAGGCGCAACTGGATGCCTCGTTCGCCCGGATCAACAAACCGGTGATCGACCTGATTCAGGTCCACAACCTGGGGGATGTGCCAACGCAACTGGGACTGCTCAAGGATTTGCGCGAACAGGGCCGGGTACGGCATATCGGCGTCACCACCACCTTCGCCCAGCAGTACGAGTATCTCGAGCAGGTAATGCAGCGTGAGCCGCTGGATTTTATCGGCATCGATTACGCCATCGACAACCTGACCATGGAGCAACGGATTTTGCCGCTGGCCCAGGAGAAAGGTATTGCCGTACTGGTCTATGCACCGTTCGGCCGGACCCGCCTGTGGGACCGGGTCCGCGGCCATGAAGTGCCGGACTGGGCGAGCGAGTTCAACGCCCACTCCTGGGCCCAGTTCTTCCTCAAGTTCGTGCTCGCCCATCCGGCGGTGACCTGCGCCACCCCGGCCACCAGCCGCCCGCATCATATGATCGACAATATGGGCGCGGCGCTCGGCGCACTACCGGATGCCGACATGCGCCAGCGAATGATTGCTCACCTGGAAAGTCTGTAA
- a CDS encoding TetR family transcriptional regulator: protein MRRTKEEAEKTRLKVIEAALTLFSRNGYSNTTLAMIAKEAGYSRGPIYWHFKNKDDLYQAVLAYSQEPLEALVAEAASHQQPLQAIERFASRWLELLVEDAWFRQSFEILLNKTELTEALAPTLKRERKLTRRIIDALSALVAEAQRQSLLPAAQSPESLALLIYTQLMGVTQSWLFAPRLFSLKQQRSFFVERLQTLLSLP, encoded by the coding sequence ATGCGTCGAACCAAGGAAGAAGCGGAAAAAACCCGCCTGAAAGTCATCGAAGCCGCGCTGACGCTGTTCAGCCGCAACGGCTACTCCAACACCACTCTGGCGATGATCGCCAAGGAAGCTGGCTACAGCCGCGGGCCGATCTACTGGCACTTCAAGAACAAGGATGACCTGTACCAGGCGGTATTGGCCTATTCGCAGGAGCCGCTGGAGGCTTTGGTAGCCGAGGCGGCCAGTCATCAGCAGCCGCTGCAGGCTATCGAAAGGTTCGCCAGTCGTTGGCTGGAGCTGCTGGTCGAGGATGCCTGGTTTCGTCAGTCGTTCGAGATTCTGCTGAACAAGACTGAACTGACTGAGGCGCTTGCGCCCACGCTCAAGCGCGAGCGCAAGCTGACCCGGCGCATCATCGATGCGCTCAGCGCGCTGGTGGCCGAGGCCCAGCGTCAGTCATTGCTGCCTGCGGCGCAGAGCCCGGAAAGTCTGGCTTTGCTGATATACACCCAACTGATGGGTGTCACCCAAAGCTGGCTGTTCGCTCCCCGGCTGTTCAGTCTGAAACAGCAGCGGTCGTTCTTCGTTGAGCGTTTGCAAACTCTGCTGTCACTGCCTTGA
- the cysW gene encoding sulfate/thiosulfate ABC transporter permease CysW, translating to MKKLGGMRVGDQPWVKWSLIGLAVSLTVLLLVMPLVIIFVQAFSGGVQTYWANLTDQYTLRAISLTLFVAALTVPINLVFGVFLAWLVTRFEFPGRKLLITLIDIPFAVSPVVAGLLYLLLYGSNGWLGGWLMERDVQLMFAWPGIVMVTVFVTCPFVARELIPLMQQQGREEEEAGVVLGASGWQLFRRVTLPNIQWALLYGVVLTNARAVGEFGAVSVVSGNIRGETNTLPLHVELLYQDYNAVGAFTSASLLAGIALLTLLVKSFVEWRQARQRVP from the coding sequence ATGAAAAAACTCGGTGGTATGCGGGTTGGTGACCAGCCCTGGGTCAAATGGAGCCTGATCGGCCTGGCCGTCAGCCTGACCGTGTTGTTGCTGGTGATGCCGCTGGTGATCATTTTCGTTCAGGCCTTTTCCGGTGGCGTGCAGACCTACTGGGCCAACCTGACTGACCAGTACACCCTGCGCGCCATCAGTCTGACGCTGTTCGTCGCGGCGCTGACGGTGCCGATCAATCTGGTGTTCGGGGTGTTTCTGGCCTGGCTGGTGACGCGCTTCGAGTTTCCTGGGCGCAAGCTGCTGATTACCCTGATCGACATTCCCTTCGCGGTATCGCCGGTGGTGGCTGGCCTGCTTTATCTGCTGTTGTACGGCAGCAATGGCTGGCTCGGTGGCTGGCTGATGGAGCGCGATGTGCAGTTGATGTTCGCCTGGCCGGGCATTGTCATGGTCACGGTGTTCGTCACTTGTCCGTTCGTGGCCCGCGAGCTGATCCCCCTGATGCAGCAGCAGGGGCGTGAGGAAGAAGAGGCCGGGGTGGTGCTGGGCGCCAGTGGCTGGCAGCTGTTTCGCCGGGTAACGCTGCCGAATATCCAGTGGGCGCTGCTCTACGGGGTGGTATTGACCAATGCCCGGGCGGTCGGCGAGTTCGGTGCGGTGTCGGTGGTGTCCGGCAATATCCGCGGCGAAACCAATACCTTGCCGCTGCATGTCGAGCTGCTGTACCAGGATTACAACGCGGTCGGGGCTTTTACCAGCGCCTCGCTGCTGGCCGGGATCGCGCTGCTGACCCTGCTGGTCAAGAGTTTCGTCGAATGGCGCCAGGCCCGCCAGCGGGTGCCCTAG
- a CDS encoding sulfate/molybdate ABC transporter ATP-binding protein — translation MSISLERINKSFGNFQALNDISLEIGDGQLVGLLGPSGSGKTTLLRIIAGLESADGGRILFQGEDVTGQHVRERRVGFVFQHYALFRHMTVAQNIAFGLDVLPRKQRPAAAEIRRRVGELLEMVQLAHLAERYPSQLSGGQKQRIALARALAMQPRILLLDEPFGALDAKVRKDLRRWLRNLHDELNFTSVFVTHDQEEALELSDQVVVMSAGRIEQVDRPQALYAKPDSRFVFDFLGHVNVFAGALDGREVRQGEGWVRLPEPAGAGGEVQLYLRPHEVRLQLHAVEHAHLPLQVEAINLIGAEVRLELRPCGWQADELWEIGITHAEYNAWQPQRGDRCYAVPDVGHLFEARGGQPRTLYWG, via the coding sequence ATGAGTATTTCCCTCGAACGGATCAACAAGTCGTTCGGCAATTTCCAGGCGCTCAACGACATCTCGCTGGAGATCGGTGACGGCCAGCTGGTTGGGCTGCTGGGGCCCTCCGGTTCGGGCAAGACCACTCTGCTGCGGATCATTGCCGGGCTGGAGAGTGCCGACGGTGGCCGCATTCTGTTTCAGGGCGAGGATGTCACCGGCCAGCATGTGCGTGAGCGGCGCGTCGGCTTCGTGTTTCAGCACTATGCGCTGTTCCGCCACATGACGGTGGCCCAGAACATTGCCTTTGGTCTGGATGTGCTGCCGCGCAAGCAGCGCCCGGCGGCGGCCGAGATTCGCCGGCGGGTTGGCGAGCTGCTGGAAATGGTACAACTGGCGCATCTGGCTGAGCGCTATCCGTCGCAACTGTCGGGCGGGCAAAAGCAGCGCATCGCCCTGGCCCGGGCACTGGCCATGCAACCGCGCATTCTGCTGCTGGACGAGCCGTTCGGGGCGCTGGATGCCAAGGTGCGCAAGGATCTGCGGCGCTGGCTACGCAACCTGCACGATGAACTGAATTTCACCAGCGTGTTCGTCACCCACGATCAGGAGGAAGCGCTGGAGCTGTCCGATCAGGTGGTGGTGATGAGTGCCGGGCGTATCGAACAGGTCGATCGGCCGCAGGCACTCTATGCCAAGCCGGACAGTCGCTTCGTGTTCGATTTTCTGGGGCATGTGAATGTGTTCGCCGGGGCGTTGGATGGGCGCGAAGTGCGCCAGGGCGAAGGCTGGGTGCGTCTGCCGGAGCCGGCTGGCGCCGGGGGCGAGGTGCAGTTGTATCTGCGCCCGCATGAGGTGCGCCTGCAGTTGCATGCGGTTGAGCATGCCCACCTGCCGCTACAGGTCGAGGCGATCAATCTGATTGGTGCCGAGGTGCGTCTGGAACTCAGGCCGTGCGGTTGGCAGGCCGATGAGTTGTGGGAGATCGGCATTACCCACGCCGAATACAATGCCTGGCAGCCACAGCGTGGTGACCGCTGCTATGCGGTGCCGGATGTAGGTCATCTGTTTGAGGCCCGGGGCGGCCAGCCGCGCACGCTGTACTGGGGCTGA
- a CDS encoding porin family protein — MFKKTLLSAAVISLASLTGVAQAEQVNGYLFASVGQSDADISKSALDNYWGVVPGVSSSLDTKDTAFKIGAGIQLNPYVGVEFQYIDLGELSYKATDGVAVARTTAETQGLGLNAVGTLPLDRLSLFGKVGYHQLRTKAKDKFTVFGITDSESYSDKEWVWSWGVGASLMLTQSFSLVAEYERYRDVADTYDVDFVSAGLRYNF; from the coding sequence ATGTTCAAGAAAACCCTGCTTTCTGCCGCCGTAATCAGCCTGGCCAGCCTGACTGGCGTTGCCCAGGCCGAACAGGTCAACGGCTACCTGTTTGCCAGTGTCGGTCAGTCTGATGCGGATATTTCCAAAAGCGCTCTCGACAACTATTGGGGGGTTGTACCGGGCGTCAGCTCCTCCCTCGATACCAAGGACACGGCCTTCAAGATCGGTGCCGGTATTCAGCTAAACCCTTACGTGGGCGTGGAGTTCCAGTACATTGACCTGGGCGAACTCAGCTACAAGGCCACTGATGGGGTCGCGGTTGCCAGAACGACCGCTGAAACCCAGGGTCTGGGTCTTAACGCCGTAGGGACCCTGCCGCTGGATCGCCTGAGCCTGTTCGGCAAGGTTGGCTATCATCAGCTGCGTACCAAGGCCAAGGACAAGTTCACGGTATTTGGCATCACTGATAGCGAAAGCTACTCGGACAAGGAGTGGGTCTGGTCCTGGGGCGTTGGTGCCAGCCTGATGCTGACCCAAAGCTTCAGCCTGGTGGCCGAGTATGAGCGCTACCGCGATGTCGCCGATACCTACGATGTGGATTTTGTCTCCGCGGGTCTGCGTTACAACTTCTGA
- the glnT gene encoding type III glutamate--ammonia ligase, with the protein MSASTEALKQSLQTKGVKYALAGYVDLHGVIKGKFVPLDHLGRMLKGSELFTGAALDGVPQDISDNEVAAMPDTDTVTVCPWNPELAWFASDLHLDGAPFEACSRNILKRQVAAAADMGLTFNLGIETEFFLFRDTEDGGFEPLSARDTLAKPCYDPRTLMDNLPIVGELVEAMNAMGWDVYSFDHEDANGQFETDFTYTNALHMADRLVFFRLMANEIARKHGGFASFMPKPSANRTGSGAHYNMSLADRESGRNLFDPAAGEDPYGCGVTQMAYHFIGGVMKHAKAISAVIAPTVNSYKRLVRKGAMSGSTWAPVFVCYGNNNRTNMLRIPSQGARVECRAADIACNPYLGAALILAAGLEGIREGIDPGQPHRENMYNYSDAEVRELGIEMLPQTLGEAIEAFAADPLSKAVFGPAMFDSFVTFKRREWSEYHTHVSDWELNRYLKFF; encoded by the coding sequence ATGTCCGCATCCACTGAAGCACTCAAGCAATCGTTGCAGACCAAAGGTGTGAAGTACGCGCTGGCCGGTTATGTTGATCTGCATGGTGTGATCAAGGGCAAGTTCGTGCCGCTGGATCACCTGGGGCGTATGCTCAAGGGCTCTGAGCTGTTCACCGGGGCAGCGCTGGATGGAGTGCCGCAGGACATTAGCGACAACGAGGTGGCAGCGATGCCGGACACCGATACCGTGACTGTCTGTCCGTGGAATCCGGAGCTGGCCTGGTTCGCCAGTGATCTGCACCTGGACGGGGCGCCGTTCGAGGCCTGCTCACGCAATATCCTCAAACGTCAGGTGGCGGCGGCCGCCGACATGGGGCTGACCTTCAATCTGGGGATCGAGACCGAGTTCTTCCTGTTTCGTGATACCGAAGATGGCGGCTTCGAGCCGCTCAGCGCCCGCGATACCCTGGCCAAGCCGTGCTATGACCCGCGCACCCTGATGGACAACCTGCCGATTGTCGGCGAACTGGTGGAAGCCATGAACGCCATGGGCTGGGATGTCTATTCCTTCGATCACGAGGATGCCAACGGTCAGTTCGAGACTGATTTCACCTACACCAATGCCCTGCACATGGCCGACCGGCTGGTGTTCTTCCGCCTGATGGCCAACGAAATTGCGCGCAAGCACGGCGGCTTTGCCAGCTTCATGCCCAAGCCATCGGCCAACCGGACCGGCAGTGGTGCGCACTACAACATGTCGCTGGCCGACCGCGAGAGCGGGCGCAACCTGTTCGATCCGGCCGCCGGCGAGGATCCCTATGGCTGTGGGGTGACGCAGATGGCCTATCACTTTATCGGTGGGGTCATGAAGCATGCCAAGGCCATCAGTGCGGTGATTGCACCGACGGTCAACAGCTACAAGCGCCTGGTGCGCAAGGGGGCGATGTCCGGCTCGACCTGGGCGCCGGTATTTGTCTGTTACGGCAACAACAACCGCACCAATATGTTGCGCATTCCGTCGCAGGGTGCCCGGGTCGAATGCCGCGCCGCCGACATTGCCTGCAACCCTTACCTGGGCGCGGCGCTGATTCTGGCGGCGGGTCTGGAAGGGATCCGCGAGGGCATCGATCCAGGCCAGCCACACCGCGAGAACATGTACAACTACAGCGATGCCGAGGTCCGTGAGCTGGGTATCGAGATGCTGCCGCAGACGCTGGGCGAGGCGATTGAGGCGTTTGCCGCCGACCCCCTGTCAAAAGCCGTATTCGGCCCGGCGATGTTCGACAGCTTCGTTACCTTCAAGCGCCGCGAGTGGAGCGAATACCACACCCATGTCTCGGACTGGGAACTGAACCGCTATCTGAAGTTTTTCTGA
- the cysT gene encoding sulfate ABC transporter permease subunit CysT, translating into MSSAPRGVSSLFSSNPGKRVLPGFALSMGISLLFISLVLLLPVTGLIVESAGMSWAEYWAVISDERVVASYRVTLWAALIASLVNGLIGLLLAWVLVRYEFPGKRLVDAIMDLPFALPTAVAGITLAALFAENGWYGQLFALFGIKVAFTPIGIIIAMSFTSLPFVVRTVQPVLEDLPTEDEEAAVSMGASDWTVFRRILFPALWPALMTGIALSFTRSLGEFGAIIFIAGNMPYISEVTSLMIFIRLQEFDHAAASAIASVVLLASLLLLLAINLWQARYLRRLHGR; encoded by the coding sequence ATGAGTTCAGCGCCCCGCGGCGTTTCCTCGTTGTTCTCCAGTAATCCCGGCAAGCGCGTCTTGCCGGGATTTGCCTTGAGTATGGGGATCTCGCTGCTGTTTATCAGCCTGGTTCTGCTGCTGCCGGTTACCGGTCTGATCGTCGAAAGTGCCGGCATGAGCTGGGCCGAGTATTGGGCGGTGATCAGTGACGAACGGGTCGTGGCCTCCTACCGGGTGACCCTGTGGGCGGCGCTGATCGCCTCGCTGGTCAATGGTTTGATCGGGCTGTTGCTGGCCTGGGTACTGGTGCGCTACGAGTTCCCCGGCAAGCGCCTGGTTGATGCGATCATGGATCTGCCTTTCGCCCTGCCCACCGCGGTGGCCGGTATCACCCTGGCCGCGCTGTTTGCCGAAAACGGCTGGTACGGCCAGCTGTTTGCGTTGTTCGGCATCAAAGTGGCCTTTACTCCGATCGGTATCATTATCGCCATGTCTTTCACCAGCCTGCCGTTCGTGGTCAGAACTGTGCAGCCGGTGCTGGAGGATCTGCCGACCGAGGACGAAGAAGCGGCGGTGAGCATGGGCGCCTCGGACTGGACGGTGTTTCGGCGCATTCTGTTTCCGGCCCTGTGGCCGGCGCTGATGACCGGTATCGCGTTGTCGTTTACCCGCAGTCTGGGCGAGTTCGGCGCGATCATCTTTATCGCCGGCAACATGCCCTACATCAGTGAAGTCACCAGTCTGATGATCTTCATCCGGTTGCAGGAGTTTGATCATGCCGCCGCCAGCGCGATTGCCTCGGTGGTGCTGCTGGCCTCGCTGCTCCTGCTGCTGGCGATCAACCTGTGGCAGGCGCGTTACCTGCGCCGCCTGCATGGACGCTGA
- a CDS encoding alpha/beta fold hydrolase — protein MKENQPLVQTYRLGNLTLQNGQTLYDGQLSYLKLGELNAAGDNLIVLPTYYGGTHLGNLPLVGAHSPLDPARYCILIPNLLGNGQSSSPSNSPTPQHAAHFPAISLADNVRAQKQLIEARFADAAPALVLGWSMGGMQALQWGCLYPERVSRILSICATARCWPHNRVFLDGVEAALTCDPQWQNGHYQSPPRAGLKAFARVYAGWAYSQAFYRDALYRQLGFDNIDALLAYWEQDHLAQDANDLLCMLDTWRRGDISANPQFNTDFTAALGAIRAKTLIMPCSTDLYFTAEDAAWEARRMPDAELRVLHSDWGHCAGAPGRHPADTRQILRACAELLNA, from the coding sequence ATGAAAGAAAATCAGCCGCTTGTGCAGACATATCGACTCGGCAACCTGACCCTGCAGAATGGCCAGACTCTGTATGACGGCCAACTTAGCTACTTGAAATTGGGTGAACTGAATGCCGCTGGCGACAACTTGATCGTACTGCCGACGTACTATGGTGGAACACACTTGGGCAATTTGCCCCTTGTTGGTGCGCACAGCCCGCTGGACCCAGCCCGCTACTGCATCCTGATTCCCAACCTGCTCGGCAACGGTCAGTCCAGCTCACCCAGCAACAGCCCGACGCCCCAACACGCCGCACACTTTCCGGCCATCAGCCTGGCCGATAACGTGCGGGCACAGAAGCAACTGATTGAAGCACGCTTTGCCGATGCCGCCCCAGCGCTGGTGCTCGGCTGGTCGATGGGGGGCATGCAGGCGCTGCAATGGGGTTGCCTGTATCCCGAGCGGGTCAGCCGAATTCTCAGCATCTGCGCCACTGCCCGCTGCTGGCCGCACAACCGGGTGTTTCTCGATGGCGTTGAGGCCGCCCTGACCTGCGACCCGCAATGGCAGAACGGTCACTACCAGAGCCCGCCCCGCGCCGGCCTCAAGGCCTTCGCCCGGGTCTACGCCGGCTGGGCCTACAGCCAGGCCTTCTACCGTGATGCGCTGTACCGGCAATTGGGGTTCGACAACATCGACGCTCTGCTCGCCTACTGGGAACAGGACCACCTGGCTCAGGACGCCAACGACCTGCTGTGCATGCTGGATACCTGGCGCCGTGGCGATATCAGCGCCAACCCGCAGTTCAACACCGACTTCACCGCCGCCCTAGGCGCCATCCGGGCCAAAACCCTGATCATGCCGTGCAGCACCGACCTCTACTTCACCGCCGAGGATGCCGCCTGGGAAGCACGGCGCATGCCTGATGCCGAACTACGAGTGCTGCACTCGGACTGGGGCCACTGCGCCGGTGCCCCGGGCCGGCACCCAGCCGACACCCGGCAAATATTGCGCGCCTGCGCCGAACTGCTGAACGCCTGA
- a CDS encoding LysR substrate-binding domain-containing protein, translated as MAHYPVIDSELLRSFVAIADHGGFTRAAEALNRTQSAISMQMKRLEDDVLERPLFQKDGRQLSLTAEGQLLLGYARRILKLQGEVLNSLRAPHMVGSVRVGTPDDYVMRFLPEVLSRFAQAYPMVQVEMHCEPSYQLLQRKDLDLTIVTRQPGQEIGQLLRQEQIVWAQAAGFDLHRSDVLPLAMFNADCFCREWACNALDTMGRDYRVAYTSPSLSAIMAVVGAGLALTAQLQSLIPAHMRIVGKEEGLPDMPSASIVLLRNPQTRSPITECLAEHIAEGFRL; from the coding sequence ATGGCCCACTACCCCGTTATCGACAGCGAACTGCTGCGCAGCTTCGTCGCCATTGCCGACCATGGCGGCTTCACCCGCGCCGCCGAAGCCCTGAACCGTACCCAATCGGCGATAAGCATGCAGATGAAGCGCCTGGAAGATGATGTGCTGGAACGCCCGTTGTTCCAGAAAGATGGTCGCCAGCTCAGCCTGACCGCCGAAGGTCAGTTGCTACTCGGCTATGCCCGTAGAATTCTCAAATTGCAGGGTGAAGTGCTCAACAGTCTGCGCGCGCCACACATGGTCGGCAGCGTCCGGGTCGGCACTCCTGACGACTACGTCATGCGCTTTCTGCCTGAGGTGCTGTCGCGCTTCGCCCAGGCCTACCCCATGGTCCAGGTGGAAATGCACTGTGAACCCTCGTACCAGTTGCTGCAGCGCAAGGATCTGGACCTGACCATCGTCACCCGCCAGCCGGGCCAGGAAATTGGCCAGTTGCTGCGTCAGGAGCAGATCGTCTGGGCCCAGGCCGCCGGCTTTGACCTGCACCGCAGCGACGTCTTGCCGCTGGCCATGTTCAACGCCGACTGCTTTTGCCGCGAATGGGCCTGCAACGCCCTCGACACCATGGGCCGTGACTACCGGGTGGCCTACACCAGCCCCAGCCTCTCGGCGATCATGGCCGTGGTTGGCGCCGGTCTGGCCTTGACCGCGCAGTTGCAGAGCCTGATACCCGCCCATATGCGGATCGTTGGCAAAGAGGAAGGATTACCCGACATGCCCTCGGCCAGCATCGTGCTGCTGCGCAATCCACAGACCCGTTCACCCATCACCGAATGCCTGGCCGAGCATATCGCCGAAGGCTTCCGGCTCTGA
- a CDS encoding putative urea ABC transporter substrate-binding protein translates to MKKPTPFTRRVSRLAKGAVLALAASTLAAPVVSAQERDSFKLAWSIYAGWIPWLYIDESGIMKKWADKYDIEVEIVQINDYIESINQYTAGQFDGVVATSMDALSIPAAGGVDTTALIVGDYSNGNDGLVMKDSTNVADLKGQQVNLVELSVSHYLLARALDSVGLRERDVTVVNTGDADIVAAFNTSGVRNVVTWNPLLDDVASVPGANRVFDSSMIPGHIKDLTIVNTATLAANPALGKALTGAWFELMAVLGTDSEEGQKARAFLGEASGTDQAGYEAQLAGMQMFWQAADALAFIASPEAVEAMDSVREFSFDKGLLGEGAPSADFVGISFPNGVTLGDSANIRLRFDPSYMQMAADGAL, encoded by the coding sequence ATGAAAAAGCCAACCCCCTTTACTCGCCGTGTGAGCCGTTTGGCCAAGGGCGCGGTGTTAGCGTTGGCCGCCTCGACACTGGCGGCCCCGGTGGTCTCGGCCCAGGAGCGCGACAGCTTCAAGCTGGCCTGGAGCATCTATGCCGGCTGGATTCCGTGGCTGTATATCGACGAGTCGGGGATCATGAAGAAATGGGCCGACAAGTACGACATTGAGGTCGAGATCGTGCAGATCAACGATTACATCGAGTCGATCAACCAGTACACCGCAGGTCAGTTTGACGGGGTGGTGGCGACCAGCATGGATGCGCTGTCGATCCCGGCTGCCGGTGGTGTCGATACCACTGCGCTGATCGTTGGTGACTACTCCAATGGCAACGACGGGCTGGTGATGAAGGACAGCACCAATGTTGCCGACCTCAAGGGCCAGCAGGTCAATCTGGTGGAGCTTTCGGTGTCGCACTATCTGCTGGCGCGGGCACTGGACAGTGTTGGCCTGCGTGAGCGTGATGTGACCGTGGTCAATACCGGTGATGCTGATATCGTGGCCGCGTTCAATACTTCGGGAGTGCGCAACGTGGTGACCTGGAACCCGCTGCTTGATGATGTGGCCAGCGTACCGGGCGCCAACCGGGTGTTTGATTCGAGCATGATTCCCGGGCATATCAAGGACCTGACCATTGTCAACACGGCTACGCTTGCAGCCAATCCGGCGCTGGGCAAGGCACTGACCGGCGCCTGGTTCGAGCTGATGGCGGTGCTCGGCACTGACAGTGAAGAAGGGCAGAAGGCCCGTGCCTTTTTGGGCGAGGCGTCGGGCACTGATCAGGCAGGCTACGAGGCGCAACTGGCGGGGATGCAGATGTTCTGGCAGGCTGCCGATGCGCTGGCCTTCATTGCCAGCCCGGAGGCGGTCGAGGCGATGGACAGCGTGCGTGAGTTCTCCTTCGACAAGGGCTTGCTTGGCGAGGGGGCTCCCAGTGCCGATTTCGTTGGCATCAGCTTCCCCAATGGCGTGACCCTGGGCGATAGCGCTAACATCAGGCTGCGTTTTGACCCCAGCTACATGCAGATGGCGGCCGACGGCGCGCTCTGA
- a CDS encoding DUF1127 domain-containing protein has protein sequence MPSVDSGVLNQRSRPADVGCQVQFKPQVWFTRLWQRIQRWRRVAYERRLLASMDHGALKDIGLSRADALRESQRPFWDERPGE, from the coding sequence ATGCCGTCAGTGGACTCCGGTGTGTTGAATCAGCGTTCCCGGCCTGCTGACGTGGGTTGCCAGGTCCAGTTCAAACCGCAGGTCTGGTTCACGCGTCTCTGGCAACGCATTCAACGTTGGCGCCGGGTGGCCTATGAACGGCGTTTGCTTGCGTCGATGGACCACGGTGCGCTCAAGGACATTGGCCTGAGCCGGGCCGACGCCCTGCGTGAAAGTCAGCGACCGTTCTGGGATGAGCGGCCGGGGGAGTAG